The following proteins are co-located in the Microbacterium immunditiarum genome:
- the pcaG gene encoding protocatechuate 3,4-dioxygenase subunit alpha has product MARTLRSELQGSRQFETTPGQTIGPFYAFGTIYPKMHEVVFPHSPGAIVLGGVVYDGAGAPIPDALVEIWSADAEGRIPRGRGSRRRDGHTFTGFGRSATTDEGRYEFWTIEPGSVDGEAPFYAVAVFARGLPDKLMTRIYLPDDQEKLDADPLLSSLTPEERATLIATRLPNGYLRHDIRLQGENETVFLEF; this is encoded by the coding sequence ATGGCACGCACGCTTCGGTCCGAGCTGCAGGGCAGCCGCCAATTCGAGACGACCCCCGGCCAGACGATCGGACCGTTCTACGCGTTCGGCACCATCTACCCGAAGATGCACGAGGTCGTCTTCCCGCACTCCCCCGGCGCGATCGTGCTCGGCGGCGTCGTGTACGACGGCGCAGGTGCGCCGATCCCCGACGCGCTCGTCGAGATCTGGAGCGCCGATGCCGAGGGGAGGATCCCGCGCGGCCGCGGCTCGCGTCGTCGCGACGGCCACACGTTCACGGGCTTCGGGCGATCGGCGACCACGGACGAGGGCCGCTACGAGTTCTGGACGATCGAGCCCGGCTCGGTGGACGGCGAGGCGCCGTTCTACGCGGTGGCGGTCTTCGCACGCGGGCTTCCCGACAAGCTGATGACCCGCATCTACCTGCCCGACGACCAGGAGAAGCTCGACGCCGATCCGCTCCTGTCCTCGCTGACGCCCGAGGAGCGCGCTACGCTCATCGCAACTCGCCTGCCGAACGGGTATCTGCGACACGACATCCGCCTGCAGGGCGAGAACGAGACGGTGTTCCTCGAATTCTGA